From the Methanoculleus caldifontis genome, the window ATCGTAAACTCCATACAGAGATGCGGACAGAACGGCAAGTGCTTTGCGGTCGCGGTTTTCGGAGAGCGGCGGCGGCGCGGCGCTATATACCAGGAGATGTCATCACTACCGTAACGTATGTCCCCCACCCTCCCCGGTCGCCGGCGTATCCTCCGCCGGGTTCTCGTGCTCGTCCTGCTCGCGATTTTCGTGCTCTACCTCGTTCTCCCGGCGGCGCTCGGCATCTTCGCCGTCCTGCCTCTCCGCGAAGAGGTCGGTGCACCGCCGGAGGGGTTTCGCGAGGTCACGCTCACGTCCGACGACGGCATCGTCCTGGAGGCGTGGTATGCGCCCCCCGATAACGGCGCCGCAATAGTCCTCATCCACGGGGCGGGCGCCTCACGGGAGGCGGTGCGGCCCTACGCCGCAATGCTCGCCCGTCATGGCTACGGCGTGCTTGCGCTGGACCTTGCCGGGCACGGCGGGAGTGGGGGCCCGACCAACAGGTTCGGGTGGGGGGGCACCCGCGACGTGGGGGCTGCTGTTGAGTTCCTTGAAGCACAGGAAGGGGTCGATGCTATCGGGGGCATGGGCCTCTCCCTCGGCGGCGAGGTGCTCCTCGGCGCGGCGTCGGAGTATCCGCAGGTGAGGGCGATCGTCGCCGACGGTGCGACCCAGCGTTCCGTCGAGGAACTGCATGCGCTGGAGTCCGAGCGGCCTCTCTACCGCAGTTTCACCGCCCGGGTGCTGTACGGCGTTGTGCAGATCGCGAGCGGGACCGCGCCGCCCGAGCCGCTCCTCGACTCGATGGCCGCGGCGGAGTCGACCGGGTTTTTGCTGATCGCAGGCGGCAACGTGCCCCAGGAGGTCGCGTTCAATGAGGTCTTCACCCGGACCGCGGGCGAGCGTGCGCAACTGTGGGTCGCGCCGGATGCCGGGCACACGGGTGCGTTCGGCCGCCACCCCGCCGGGTACGAGGAGAGGGTGATCGCGTTCTTCGACACCGCCCTGTTGAGTGGACCGGGCGAGGAAGAGGCGACGGGAACAGGGAGCGCGTGACCGGCACCACGCCTGTATGCTCGTATTATTCGCCCGGGTTCGGGCCGGTTTCTCTCCCGTCAACCGGCCTCCACGTCCCGGCGGGGACGGAGATCTCGAACCGGGCTCCCCGGCCCGCCGCCCCGGTCTCACGGATGGTGATCCCGGTCACGGAGAGGATATCGCGGGCAAAGGCGAGCCCGAACCCGGTGTTCTTCCCGTAACCGCACCGGAAGATCTTCTCCTTCTCGTCGTCCCGGATTCCCGCGCCGTCGTCCTCGAAGACCACCCTGAGCGCCCCGTCAGCCTGCTCGTCGGTGGTGATACTGAGCCGGGTGATCCCGCCCCCGTGCCGGAGCGCGTTCTCGAGCAGGTTGTGCATGACTTTGGGCGAGAGCGGGTCGGCGTAGACCTCCACCGGAGCGACCCGGACGGCGATCTCGACCCCCGGGTGGGGGATGCCTCCGGCGGCCCGGGCGATCATCGGCTCGAGCGGCTGCCAGTCCGGCTGATACACACCGAACATCTGGTATTCGCGGGCGAACTCGAGGTGTTTCCTGATGTTCTCCGCGAGTCTGATCGACCGGTCGAGATACGCCTCGCCGTCGGGGTGCATCCGGTCCTCTTTGAGGAGGCCCAGGTACCAGGCGAGGCCCGTGACGTCGTTGCCGATGTCGTGGCAGGTCACCTGGGAGAGGAGGGACAACTTCTGGTTCGCCGTCCGGAGGGCTGTCTCCGCCGCTTTCCGGTCGGTGATATCTCTGACGATCAGGACGAACCCCGCGGGCTCTCCGTCCGGGTTCCGGACGGACGCTCCGGCGAGACTGACGACCATACCCTCCCTGCCGTCGGGTGCCGCCTCAAGGTCCGAGAACCTCCCCCGTCCCGCGACGGCGGCCCCGATCGCGGCACACGCCGCAGGGGGGATGAACTGCCCGACCGGCTCTCCGGGGAGATCCGCTTCGCCGACGCCGAAGACCTCCGCGGCCGACATGTTCGCCATGACGATCTTACCGTTCCTGTCGGCAAGGATCAGACCGTCGGGCATTGTCCTGATGATCTCCGGGACCGCTGTCTGGGGGCTCAGGGTGAACAGCCCGTACCTCCGGACGGCGTGGGCGATGAGGAAGGAGAAGACGACGACCCCGATGAAGGTGAGATCGACGATGTAGACTCCGAGGGCCGGGAGGACCTCCCCGGAGAGAACGCCGAACCCGATGACGGTCGCGATGCCGATGCAGATGAGTCGGTTCTGGCTCCGGACCCTCCCCGCGGGCGCTCTCTGCCAGGATACGATGCCGACGTATGCCGCCGAGCCCAGGCCCAGGAGGACATAGGCCCTCTCGGCCAGGTAGGCGGGACTCGCGGACGCCGGCAGGTAGACGTATCCTGCCCCGGGCAGGAGCCCCACCGTGTAGATCAGGTCGGTGGAGAGCCCGATCAGGGCAAAGAGCAGGGCCGGCAGGTACAGGAGCGTGAGAAGAGCCCCGCGTTTCTTCTCCTGCGCGAGAGGATGATCGGTGAACGCGAGCGTGAAATGTACCATGAACGCGACGACGAAGATCCAGAACGAGCCGGCCTTCACCCAGAGAAAGCAGTTGTCGTAGTCGGTAGAGTTCCAGAAGAGGGATTCTCCCAGGGCCCAGATGGTCGCGGAGAACGTCAGCACGAGGAAGAGGCGATTGACGGCCGAAGAGGGGCTCTGTGCAAAGACATACGCCCCAAGGCCGTAGGTGATGAATGCCGAGACGATACAGAAGCCGACGAGGGCCGGAAAGAGAGCCGCGAGGATATCAGGCACAGCCGCTCACGCCCTTGTGCCATTGGAATTTTTCTCGAACCGTTCCGTTCTGTCCCCGGCTATCGTGAGAGATCATTGCAGGATTGTCGTGGATATTGTTGCCCTGCTCCCCTGAAAACGCTTTGCTTTCGGATTCGCGCTGCAGACCTCTGAGGGCCGGAGATCGGCTCCTCTCCGGGCCCGTTCCGCTGTGGGAGGTCCCGGTTCTCCTGCACTATGGTGTCTCTCCCCGGCACGGCAGGTCGGGGTCCGTCCTCCCGGCCGGTCTCCACGCCCGGGGAGGGACCAGGATCTCGAACCGTGCTCCCCGGCCCGCCCTCCCGGTCTCGCGGATGGTGATCTCGGTCACGGAGAGGATATCCCGGGCGAAGGCGAGCCCGAGGCCGGTGTTCTTCCCGTAACCGCACCGGAAGATCTTCTCCTTCTCGTCGTCCCGGATTCCTGCGCCGTCGTCCTCGAAGATCACCGCGAGCGTCCCGTCGGCCTGCTCGTCCGTCGAGAGATCGATCCGGGTGATGCCTCCCCCGTGCCGGAGCGCGTTCTCGAGCAGGTTATACATGACCTTCGGCGAGAGCGGATCGGCATAGACCTCCACCGGGGCGACCCGGACGGCGATCTCGACTCCCGGATGGGGGATGCCGTCGACGGCCCGGGCGATCATCGGCTCGAGCGGCTGCCAGACCGGCTGGTATACGCCGATCATCTGGTATTCGCGGGAGAATTCAAGGTGCTTCTTGATGTTTTCCGCAAGTTTGACCGACCGGTCGAGATACATCTCGCCGTCGGGGTGCATCCGGTCCTCTGCAAGAAGGCTCAGGTACCAGGCGAGGCCCGTGACGTCGTTGCCGATGTCGTGGCAGGTGACCTGGGAGAGGAGGGATAACTTCTGGTTTGCCGTCCGGAGGGCCGTCTCCGCTATTTTCCGATCGGTAACGTCCCTGACGATCATGACGAACCCCGCGGGCTCTCCGTCCGGGTCCCGGACTGGTGCTCCGTCGATACTGACGATGCTGCCCTCCCTGCAGTCGGGTGTCGCCTCGAGGTCCGAGAACCTCTCCTGCTCTGCGACGGCGGCCCGGATCGCGGCACAAGCCGTCTCAGGGAGGAGTCGTCCGACCGACTGCCCGACCAGCTCCGCTTCGGCAACGCCGAAGATCTCCGCGGCAGATGCGTTCGCCGTGACGATCCTGCCGTCCATGTCGGCAAGGATGAGACCGTCGGGCATCGTTTTGACGATCTCCGGGACCGCCGTCTGGGGACTCAGGACGAACAGCCCGTGCCTCCGGACGGCGTGAGCGATCAGGAGAGAGAAGACGACAATCCCGATGAAGACGAGGTTGACGGTGTAGATCCCGAGAGCCGGGAGAATCAGTCCGGAGAGAGCGCCGAAACCGACGACGGCTGTAATGCCGGCGCAGAAGAGCCGGTTCTGGCTCCGGACCCTCCCCCGGGGCGCTCCCCGCCAGGATGAGATGCCGATGTAGGCCACCCAGACCATCGCCAGGAGGACATAGGCCCTCTCGACCAGATAGACCGGGCTCGTGGACACCGGCAGGTAGACGTATCCCGTCCCGGGCAGGAACGCCACCGTATAGATCAGGTCGGTGAAAAGGCCGATCAGGGCAAAGAGCAGGGCCGGCAGGTAGAGGGCGGCGAAGAGGACCCCGCGCTTCTTCTCCTGTGCGAGGGGGTGATCGGTGAAGGCGAGCGTGAAATGGACGGTGAACGCGACGACAAGGGGCCAGAACGAGCTGGCCCTCACCCAGAAGAGGTAACCGTCGTAACCGGTCGAGTGCCAGATGAGGAACTCTCCGAGAGCCCAGTAGGTTGCGGTGAGCGTTAATGCAAGGAAGAGGCGGTTGACGACCGACGAGGGGCTCTGTGCGAAAACATAGATTCCAAGGCCGTAGGTAATGAACGCCGAGACGGCGCAGAAGCCGACCAGGATCGGAAAGAGAATCGTGAAGATGTCAGGCACGGCCGTTCACGCCCTTGCACCGTCAGGTCTCCCTCGGACCGCACCGTCGCGTTCCCGGAGATCGGGAGAGCTCACCGGATGACTGTCGTGGATCTACGTTCTGCTCCCTTGAAACGCTTTGCTTTCGAATTCGCACTTTTGATCCGGAACGGGCGGAAAAGGAGGCCTTCCGGCCGTTCTCGCGGGTTCGCGCAAGGCGGGCTTCCCCGTGGAGGCGGCCGCGGCGCGGAAGGGCCGTGACCGCAGATGCCCTTAATACGGGTCTCATGAAATAGATCTCTGCAGGAGCGCAGAATGAGCGGCAACTACGTCCACGGCTACACGGAACGGGAAGCGGAGCGGCTGCACGATCAGGCGGAGACCCTGACCGGGCTCCTCCACGGCGACACCCGGTACCCGGCGGGTTCAAGGGTGCTCGAGGCCGGGTGCGGCACCGGCGCCCAGACGGTCATCCTGGCGAGAAACAGTCCTGACGCCCGGATCACGTCGGTCGATATCTCCGAAGCATCGCTTGAGGCGGCCAGAAAGCGCGTGCGGGATGCGGGGTTCAAGAACGTCACCTTCGAGGCCGGGGACATCTTCGACCTCCCCTACGAGCCGGGGAGTTTCGACCACATCTTCCTCTGCTTCGTCCTCGAACACCTTGCTGACCCCCGCGGCGCGCTCGAACGCCTCCGTCCGCTCCTCCGCGAGGGCGGCACGATCACCGCGATCGAGGGGGACCACGGCTCGACATACTTCCACCCCGACAGTCCCTACGCCCGCCGGGCGATCGGGTGCCTCGTCGATCTCCAGCGTGAGGCAGGCGGCAACGCCCTGATCGGGCGGGAACTCTATCCCCTCGTCACCGGCGCCGGCTACCGCGACGTCCATGTCTCCCCGCGGATGGTCTACGTGGACTCCTCCCGGCCGGACCTCGTCAGGGGATTCACCCGGCTGACCTTCACCGCCATGGTCGAGGGCGTCGGCGAGGACGCGGTGGGCCGGGGGTTGATGAGCCGGGAGGACTGGGAGCGGGGGGTAGCCGACCTCTACCGTACCGCAGGATCGGACGGGGTCTTCTGCTACACGTTCTTCAAGGCGACCGGGAGGAAGTAGCCGGCGCCATGAGGTAGCCCCCGAACGCCATGAGCCAGAGCAGCGCGGGGTAGACGATCATCCGCTCCGACCCGCCGTGGCCGATGGGGCCGTAGAGTTCCAGGATCCCGAAGTCGCTTGCGGCATGGGTCACCAGGAAGGCAAGGCCCAGGACGCCCGCGACGATCGAGATCGCCTTCATCGGCCCCCGGACGAGAGTGGAGCCGGCGATAGCCTCGATGTTGAAGAAGACGAAGGCCGCGAGCGCGAAGAGGCCGTGGATGCCGGGGATATCGAGCGTGAAGATGGCGGCGCCGATCGCTCCCAGACCCGCGAGGAGAAAGACGGGGAGGATCCAGCCCCTGCCGTAGAATCGGTAGAGGAAGTAGCCGCCGGCGATATTCAGGAGGCCCGCAAGAAAGAGGGAGGCGTTGAAGAGCCACGCCGTCGAGTCGATCACGCCGAGATCGCTGATCGCGTTCGTGTTGATGCTGTAGCCGGGCGCGATGGCCGCCCCTGCCATGAGCGCGGTCAGGAACTGGGCCGGGAGCAGGAAGAACAGTATCCCTGCAACCGTCCGGTCGCTGTCCGCCGGATCAGTTTCATGCATACCAGGGAGATGGAGGCTCTTCCTTCATATCTCCTGCCGCCCTCGTGGTAACCCGGCACCTACTTCGTCGCCATCGTCCGGAGGATCGACATGATCCCTGGTTTTGCCCCTTTCCGGGGCGGGAAGCCGAACCCGCCCATCTCCATATCGCCGGAACCGTACATCTCTTCGTTTAACCGGTCGGTGATCTCGTCGAATATCCGCTTATAGGCGATACAGTGGGGGTCGACGCCCCGGACCTCGCCGTCCGTAGGCGCTATCGCGTTGTAGGGGCACCCGCCCCGGCAGTATTTGATGTGGGAACATCCTGCGCACTCTCGGTCGACGTACTCCTTGAACGCGTGCATGAGTTTCCAGGCCTCCGACTGCGCAAGGTCTTCCTGCGTGGGCCGGTCGCGGACGTTCCCCATCACGTACTCCGGCATCCCGATGAACCGGTAGCAGGGGTAGATGCTCCCGTCCGGGCCGACGGCGAGGGTGGTTCCCATGCAGTCGACGAACGTGCAGACGGTGCCCCGCCGGGTGAAGATGCACTTGCAGAGGTCGTTGATGTTCATGACCTCGATTCTGCCCAGGTTCTCCAGGTACCTGTCGAGGAGGTAGACCAGCAGTTGCCCATACTCTTCCGGTTCGAGCGCCCACTCTTTCGGGTCCTCGCTCCGGAGCGACGGCAGCGCCGGGTGGAGTTTGAGCGGGAACCCCCGCTCGAGGAAGAAGTTGAAGATCGCCTCTTTCTCCTCGACCGACCGGTTGGTGAACGTGCAGATGAACCGGACCTCCAGGCCGTTCGCCCGCGCGATCTCGTAGCCCCGCATCGTCTTCTCGAAGTAGCCCTTCCCCCTCTGCGCGTCGGTGATCTCCTCGGGGCCGTCGATGCTGGAGCCGATGGGGATACGATACTCCGCGAGCACCTGTGCCAGTTCGGGGGTGAGCAGCCAGAGGTTGCTCTGCAGGGCGAACGTCGGTTTGAGATGGGCGAGTTCCCCGGAGATGAGGGGAAGCGCCTGCCGGTAGAACTCCGCGCCGGCAAGGAGCGGTTCCCCCCCGTGGAAGGTGATGGTGACCTGGTCGGACCGGTAGTCCTTGAGCCACTCCGTGATCTCCCTGACCGTCTCGATGCTCATCTTCGGGGAGGTCTCATCCGAACTCCAGCAGTAATGGCATTTTGAGGGGCACCCGAGCGTGGGGATGATCATGATGTGAAAAGGGCTCTTCATTATAGCGAGATTCTCTCTAAAGATGTTAAAACCTATTCATCCGCCCTCCGCCCCAACATTTATCGGGGCCGCCCTCCAGTCTGGGCCTCCATGCAGGATATCCCCCCTCACCTCAACGAGGTGCTGAAGTTCCCGCTCGTCGAGGCGCTCTTCGGGCGGCGCTCCCGGCGGTTCTCCCTCGGCGCCTCCATCCCGGACGGGGTCTTTGCCTATACCTCGGAGAGAGATCCGGTGCCCCTGACCGAACTCGAGCGGGCCCTCGTCCTCGCGGCAGTGGGCGGCGTATCGGGCTGGAACTACCTGATCATGCGGAACGCCCGGTACGCCCCGCACCTCCCCGACTACGCCGGTTCGGCAGTGGGCCGGCCGTTTCCCTCGCCGGCGGGATTCGAGACCTCCGACTTCTTCTTCACCGACGATACCGGCGTCTACTTCCTCTCGACCCGCGACGCCCCCGCCCCGGCCGAAAGCCCCCCGCCAGGGGGCGTCTTCGACGTCGAGAGCATCCTTGCCGCGGTCCGCCCGCGTATCCGCAAACTCGCTGACGGCCGCCTGAAGATCCCGGCGGCCGAGCCGCATATCGAGGGGCACAACACCTGGTGCGTCAACCGGCCGGGCAGCCTGCTCGTCATACCGGTCTGCGACCTCGCGCAGGAGCTCATCGCCACCCTCTGCTACTACGTCCGGAACGGCTACTGCATCTACGACGACATCCACCGCGAGAAGATCCCCGGCATCGAGCGTTTCGGCCGCCTCGTCGACGTCGAGAACCCAATCCCGCTCTCGTTCATAGAGATGTTCGCCGTCGCCGAGGCTACCGCCGAACTTGCGACGTCATGCTACGCGGGCGCGCTGATGCTCCAGGCGACGGGGCTTGGGGGGTGGATGTTCGACGGCATGAACCCGTTCTCGGTCCTCGGCGCAAGCGGCGACCCGGAGGTCCCGGGGCTCGGCTTTCGGTACGACACCGACGAGCGCTGGACGGTGCCGAACCCGACCGGCCTCGCCGGCGTCTTTGAGGGGTTCTGCCCGCCCCATTACCCGGACATGCGGCGGGCCGTCGAAGCGTTCGTCCGCCGGAAGTTCGGTGAGGGCGGGCCGTTCCACCCCGCGACCCCCGGCCCCTGGAAGGAGAGCGGGCGTGTCCGGGGCAGCGCGGAGATGCACGGCGAGGAGTTCGTCGACTGCGTCTCGACGATGGCGCAGTATGTCTACGACCGGTTCGGCAAGTTCCCGGGCACCGTGCCCTCGATCTTCCTCCTTACCTACCTCCAGGCCCACCATCTCGACCTCGCGTTCTACGATCGGTTCTTCAGGGAAGGAGCGTACCTGCGGACCCACGCGGAGCATATGGCACGGTGGCACGGGGAGGGTGCAGGGCCCGGCCCCTGAGGGCGGCCGTGCGGAGCCGCAGCCCGACGGTCCCCGGAATTATTTTGTACTCACCCTCCGTATGGATGTATGAGGAAGAAGAATGGACTTTTCCGAGTGCGTGAAATTCGCAAACGAAAACCCCGTGACCCACATCGCGACAACGGAGGGCGACCAGCCCCGGGTCCGGGCGTTCGCCATGTGGTTTGCCGACGAGACCGGGTTCTACTACCACACCGGGACCCCGAAGGCCGTCTGGCGCCAGCTCAGGGAGAACCCGAAGGTCGAGCTCTGCTTCTATGCACCCGGCGATGCAGGGAAGATGATGCGGGTCGCGGGGTCGGTCGAGTTCGTCGAGGACGCGGCCTTGAAAGAGCGCCTCGTCAAAGAGCGGCCGTGGCTCCTCCAGATAGGGGTCACCGGCCCCGCCGACCCGAAACTCGCCGTCTTCCGCGTGGCCCACGGCGAGGCGTACTTCTGGACCATGGAATACAATATGCGGGAGGCCGAGGCGCCCCGCGTCAGGTTCTAGGCGTGCAGGGGCCTCTCCCTCTTTTTCTAATAATGCCGCCGGAGGAATCTCCGGACCTTCTCCGACTCGATCCAGCCCTGGTCGAGCCGGTCGATGAGGGCGTCGATGGCGGCGGCCTGCGTAGCAATCTCCGCCGAGTACTTTGAGTCGTCCATCCCGGCAAGCCCCGCGATCACCTGGAGGGGCTGGCGGACCTGGTCGCCGAGGGTGGCGAACTGCTCGATGTTCCGTTCGATCTGGTCGAACGCCTTCCGCCGTACCTCCTCGATCTTCCTGCGCTCCGAGATGTCGCGGGAGATGGAGAGAACGGTCGTCTTCCCCTGGAGGGGGAAATGGAGCGAGTTGATCTCGACCGGCACCCGGCTCCCGTCCTTTGCGACGTGCTCGCTCTCGTAGAGGATCCGGTCGTTCAGGCGGAACTGCTTTAAGATCGCAAGGACGCTGCCGAGCCTCTCCGGCGGGACGATATCGAGCGGCGACCGTACCAGCAGTTCGTCGCGGGTGTAGCCGAGCCTCCTGCAGGCGACCTCGTTTGCCTCGACAAACCGCGTCGGCACCGACTCCGGGGAGAGCTCGAAGACGAGGATGGCGTCGTTCCCCTTCTCAAAGAGCGTCCTGTAGCGCTCCTCGCTCTCGCCGAGGTGCCGCTCTGCGAGTTTCCAGCGCGTGATCTTCCGGTAGATCTCAAGCCTGTTGTTGCAGAGGGGGTAGAGGCGCATCGGGTGGCTCGTGCACTCGAGCCAGCATTCCTCGCCGCCGGGCTTACGGAGGTGCAGCTCGCGGTTGCCAGCGGCTGTACCCGGACCCCCGGTCAGCGGGACGATGAACCGCTGCGTGAACGTCCCGGCGGGCATCCCGGCGACGTCGGACTCTCCCAGGTCGAAGAGGTGCCGTATGCTCGCGTTCACCCACCTGACCCGGTTCGCCTCGTCGACGATGACAATCCCGTCCTCGAACTCGTCGAGCACCCGGTAGATGGTGAAGAGGAGGAAGAGCAGCATGCCGGGGTTGGGATCTGCGCCTGTTGCCGGGCGAGCCGTGCCGCACCGTCCCGGCGTCACGGCCGGCTGCTCTGCATATGGTTCCGGGAAGGCGTCGGTGGCCGGTTCGTCTCTCTGCATGGGTGGAAGTACAGTTCCATGTTTTAATATTAATGTGTTGCGAAAATGGCCCCGGACGCCCGTGCCCTCTCCCCCGTTCCCGCCGGTTCACCAATCTTTCTTCATCGCCTCAGCCTTCAACTCCTTCGGCATCAGCTCGATCGCGTACCGGAGCGCCGTCCGGGGCATGACTCTCTTATTTGCCATGACGTAGGAGAAGACCTCGTCCGTGTGCTTCCGGCTCGCCTCCTTGAGGAGCCAGCCGTAGCCTTTCTGCACCAGGTCGTCCGTATCGGTCAGGAGGAGACCGGCGATCGCGATGGCCTCGTCGAGGAACTCGCCGTGCTTTGCCGGCACGATCAGCGAGACCGCCGCCGCCCGTCGCATCCAGCGGTTCTCCGACTGCGTCCAGCGCTTCAGCTCCTCGATATGTTCCGGGAACCGGACGATGAAATCCCCGACGGCGTGGTTGCAGAGGCCGTCGCAGGTGGCCCAGTTGGTGATGTAGTTCTCGATCCAGTGCCGGAAGACCGCGATGTCGCCTGGTTCGTAGCGGTCCGCGAGCCGCGGGGCCCACTCGGAGACGACGAACGCCTCTTCCATCATCCCCGACGAATAGAGTTCCTCGCAGAGGGCGAAGATCTCCTGCTTCTCGCGGGTTCTGACGTCCTTCCAGTACTTCTTCGCGATCGCAACTCCGGTTGCCGTCTTCATCCCGTAGCACCGGACCTCTTCCTTGAAGAACCGCTGGCCTTTCTCGCGGATCTCGGGGTCCGCGTGCGCCGCGAACTCCTGCCGTATCGCCTCGATGACCGGATCCATGTGGAGATCTACGAAGAGGCGACGGATAAACGCTCCGGGAGGCTCGAAGGCGTCCCGGCGCGAGTCAGAGGCCTGCCTTCCTGCTCCTCCGTTCAAGGAGCAGCACGTCCCGCCACCTGCCGTCCTTCATCCGGCCCGGACGTTCGCGGCGGCCGATGACCCGGAAGCCGTGCTTCTTGTGAAGGGCGAGGCTTGGTGCGTTCTCCGGGAAGATGCCGGCCTGGAGCGTCCAGAACCCTTCCCGCTCCGACGCGGCGATGAGTTCGGCGAGGAGCGCGCTCCCGACTCCCTGCCCGCGGGCGTCCCGCTCGACGTAGACGCTGACCTCGGCCACGCCGGCGTAGGCCGGGCGGCCGGAGGTGGGGCTCGCCGCCACCCAGCCGAAGATCCGCTCACCGTTGGCCGCAACGAAGCGGCAGGGCCGAAGATGGCCCGCGTCCCAGCGCTCCCAGGACGGCGCTTCCGCTTCAAACGTCGCGTTGCCGGTGGCGATCCCCTCGAGATAGATCCGGCGGACCTCATCCCAGTCGGCGGCGGTCATCTCCCGTATACTGCACGCCGCGCCGGGAGCTCTCGCGTCCCCTGCCGGCCGGGTGGACGCACTCCCCCGCACCTGCTCGAGCATCGTCCGGCGGGGGTAGAACCCGAACCTCCGGTAGAACGGGAAGGCCTCCTCATTTCCCTCCGCGACCGAGACCCCGTTTTCGATCGAGCCGTTCTCGTCAAGCCACGCAAGTGCCCGGTGCATGAGCGCCGTGCCAACGCCCTGCGAGCGGTAGGCCTCGTCGACGTAGAGAGACTCGACCTCCCCGATGCGCTCCGCCGAGAGCGAGGTTACGCAGTAGCCCACGCACCGGCCCGCCGCCGGATCGCAGGCCAGGTCGACCCGCAGGTCTCCTGCCTCTGCACACCGGGCAAAGTACGCCTTCCGGTCGTCGAAGGTCACGCGTTCGAAGAAGGCCCGGAACGTCCGTGCCCGGATGCGGTGGTGCTCGCAGATCCGGTTCCAGAGCGGGCGGATAACGTCGATCCCGGCAAAGTCCGTGGTGCGGTACTCGATCGGGAGCACCGGTGGGGTCATGCCTCCTCTCCCCCCGCCTTCGCCGGGCACCGGGGTGCTGCCGCTTCGTCGATGCCGAGGTACTGCGTCCCCCAGGCGCAGAGCGCCTCCATGACCGGGAGCAGGGTCCGGCCGAACCCGGTGATGGCATACTCCACCCGGGGCGGCACCTCGGGGTAGACCGTCCGTTGCACGACCCCGTCCTCCTCCAGTTCCCGGAGTTGCCGGGTGAGCATCTTTGCGTTGACACCGGGGAGTTCCCTCTGCAGTTCCGAGAACCGTTTGACTCCGTCGCAGAGGTGCCAGAGGATGAGCGGCTTCCATTTGCCGCCGATGACGTCGAGCGCCGCCTCGACCGGGCAGTGGAAGGTCCTGCCGTTCTTCGTGTATGTCATGGTTGCACCAATGAAAGTAAGTTACCCGAGTGCCTGTATTCCCTATATCTCCTCTTATGGAGTATTTTACCCTGATGATCCGTAACGCCTGAGGCGAAAGGACTATCTATGCTGACGCGCCCGGCACCCTGCCGGGAGTGAGGT encodes:
- a CDS encoding alpha/beta hydrolase; the encoded protein is MSPTLPGRRRILRRVLVLVLLAIFVLYLVLPAALGIFAVLPLREEVGAPPEGFREVTLTSDDGIVLEAWYAPPDNGAAIVLIHGAGASREAVRPYAAMLARHGYGVLALDLAGHGGSGGPTNRFGWGGTRDVGAAVEFLEAQEGVDAIGGMGLSLGGEVLLGAASEYPQVRAIVADGATQRSVEELHALESERPLYRSFTARVLYGVVQIASGTAPPEPLLDSMAAAESTGFLLIAGGNVPQEVAFNEVFTRTAGERAQLWVAPDAGHTGAFGRHPAGYEERVIAFFDTALLSGPGEEEATGTGSA
- a CDS encoding histidine kinase N-terminal 7TM domain-containing protein, coding for MPDILAALFPALVGFCIVSAFITYGLGAYVFAQSPSSAVNRLFLVLTFSATIWALGESLFWNSTDYDNCFLWVKAGSFWIFVVAFMVHFTLAFTDHPLAQEKKRGALLTLLYLPALLFALIGLSTDLIYTVGLLPGAGYVYLPASASPAYLAERAYVLLGLGSAAYVGIVSWQRAPAGRVRSQNRLICIGIATVIGFGVLSGEVLPALGVYIVDLTFIGVVVFSFLIAHAVRRYGLFTLSPQTAVPEIIRTMPDGLILADRNGKIVMANMSAAEVFGVGEADLPGEPVGQFIPPAACAAIGAAVAGRGRFSDLEAAPDGREGMVVSLAGASVRNPDGEPAGFVLIVRDITDRKAAETALRTANQKLSLLSQVTCHDIGNDVTGLAWYLGLLKEDRMHPDGEAYLDRSIRLAENIRKHLEFAREYQMFGVYQPDWQPLEPMIARAAGGIPHPGVEIAVRVAPVEVYADPLSPKVMHNLLENALRHGGGITRLSITTDEQADGALRVVFEDDGAGIRDDEKEKIFRCGYGKNTGFGLAFARDILSVTGITIRETGAAGRGARFEISVPAGTWRPVDGRETGPNPGE
- a CDS encoding PAS domain-containing protein → MPDIFTILFPILVGFCAVSAFITYGLGIYVFAQSPSSVVNRLFLALTLTATYWALGEFLIWHSTGYDGYLFWVRASSFWPLVVAFTVHFTLAFTDHPLAQEKKRGVLFAALYLPALLFALIGLFTDLIYTVAFLPGTGYVYLPVSTSPVYLVERAYVLLAMVWVAYIGISSWRGAPRGRVRSQNRLFCAGITAVVGFGALSGLILPALGIYTVNLVFIGIVVFSLLIAHAVRRHGLFVLSPQTAVPEIVKTMPDGLILADMDGRIVTANASAAEIFGVAEAELVGQSVGRLLPETACAAIRAAVAEQERFSDLEATPDCREGSIVSIDGAPVRDPDGEPAGFVMIVRDVTDRKIAETALRTANQKLSLLSQVTCHDIGNDVTGLAWYLSLLAEDRMHPDGEMYLDRSVKLAENIKKHLEFSREYQMIGVYQPVWQPLEPMIARAVDGIPHPGVEIAVRVAPVEVYADPLSPKVMYNLLENALRHGGGITRIDLSTDEQADGTLAVIFEDDGAGIRDDEKEKIFRCGYGKNTGLGLAFARDILSVTEITIRETGRAGRGARFEILVPPRAWRPAGRTDPDLPCRGETP
- a CDS encoding methyltransferase domain-containing protein, yielding MSGNYVHGYTEREAERLHDQAETLTGLLHGDTRYPAGSRVLEAGCGTGAQTVILARNSPDARITSVDISEASLEAARKRVRDAGFKNVTFEAGDIFDLPYEPGSFDHIFLCFVLEHLADPRGALERLRPLLREGGTITAIEGDHGSTYFHPDSPYARRAIGCLVDLQREAGGNALIGRELYPLVTGAGYRDVHVSPRMVYVDSSRPDLVRGFTRLTFTAMVEGVGEDAVGRGLMSREDWERGVADLYRTAGSDGVFCYTFFKATGRK
- a CDS encoding DUF998 domain-containing protein, with amino-acid sequence MHETDPADSDRTVAGILFFLLPAQFLTALMAGAAIAPGYSINTNAISDLGVIDSTAWLFNASLFLAGLLNIAGGYFLYRFYGRGWILPVFLLAGLGAIGAAIFTLDIPGIHGLFALAAFVFFNIEAIAGSTLVRGPMKAISIVAGVLGLAFLVTHAASDFGILELYGPIGHGGSERMIVYPALLWLMAFGGYLMAPATSSRSP
- a CDS encoding TIGR04083 family peptide-modifying radical SAM enzyme: MKSPFHIMIIPTLGCPSKCHYCWSSDETSPKMSIETVREITEWLKDYRSDQVTITFHGGEPLLAGAEFYRQALPLISGELAHLKPTFALQSNLWLLTPELAQVLAEYRIPIGSSIDGPEEITDAQRGKGYFEKTMRGYEIARANGLEVRFICTFTNRSVEEKEAIFNFFLERGFPLKLHPALPSLRSEDPKEWALEPEEYGQLLVYLLDRYLENLGRIEVMNINDLCKCIFTRRGTVCTFVDCMGTTLAVGPDGSIYPCYRFIGMPEYVMGNVRDRPTQEDLAQSEAWKLMHAFKEYVDRECAGCSHIKYCRGGCPYNAIAPTDGEVRGVDPHCIAYKRIFDEITDRLNEEMYGSGDMEMGGFGFPPRKGAKPGIMSILRTMATK
- a CDS encoding pyridoxamine 5'-phosphate oxidase family protein, which codes for MDFSECVKFANENPVTHIATTEGDQPRVRAFAMWFADETGFYYHTGTPKAVWRQLRENPKVELCFYAPGDAGKMMRVAGSVEFVEDAALKERLVKERPWLLQIGVTGPADPKLAVFRVAHGEAYFWTMEYNMREAEAPRVRF